GTACGTCAGATAAACCGAGTAGAATTTGTTCATGCTAAATATTTTCTTCATCGAGATATTAAACCGGATAATTTTCTGATGGGTTTGGGAAGGCGAGCAAATCAGGTAGACCACAAAAATCTTTTTATACTGTTATAAGGATTACATCAGAATCAGTATATCTCTGACATAATTTCTTTTACATTTAGGTGTATATTATTGACTTCGGTCTTGCCAAGAAGTATAGAGACACTTCAACTCACCAACACATCCCATATAGGTAATTTTTCCGATATTAATTATGAAACTCATCTGTGTATATAGTTAGGTGTCTACATTTAAGAGGTGATATATAGGTGTCTGGGAGTGGCATGCCATTTGACTAGAATCTATGGCATTTGGATGTGAAGTGCTTTATTTCTCCATATACCTGCCTAGACAAAcacaaacacacatgcatgcagtGTTTCAAATATTGGTTTGGGTACCATTACCAGTCAGTTATTGTGTTGATACAGCACACAGTACCCACAAATGACATATGGCACACCGTTGGAGCCCCCATAATACTCGTACCATGTTTCAGTAGGGGAGTGTATCGAGCTCCTGTAAAGTAATGATACTGTACTTGACCAGTATGATTTCCTACTGCCCAgtatagttggtgcctaatgctGCATAatgtacatatagatacataagTAAACATGgtttttaattaaattactaagtTTTTTAATGAAGATATAAGTAACAAATATTTAATTTGGTAGTTATGAATGAAAGGGGCAAAAATATTAATCATTTTCTTAAGATGGCAGATTGGTAACAAGAGGCTGCCACAACAGTGAATAAAGATTGGTCAGAGAACATATCCTTCGTGAGATGACATGATTTAATCATTACACTTTTGAATTGTCAAGATATGCTAGCaactttttttgtatttttttcttgaaATGTATGAGATTGACCAATGAGGATGAGAGCAAAATATCCATGAATTGTAATGAAAGGTTGAAGAGATAAATCTGGATTACAGATagttaattaataatattttgaaacaAGCTTTTAAATCCTATAGGATGGGGGTGTTCTGGCTTTTTCATGGAACGAGTCATGCTATCATTTCACCCTATCCTGAAACTTGGGATAGAGGATGTCCCAAGATATGCCAAGTGGGATGCTGGGATAATAGCGGGATCAAGATTCACCGTCTCGGTACTGGACGCCGTATCGGTAAAATTCTGCTGTAATGTCGGTATATggttcggtacggtatggtaGAGTTGATATGCTCCGAGATAGCGTACTGATATGAgaccggtatggtatggtacattCTGTACGGGGCGGTATAGCATTCCATGGGCGGGATGGTTCTATCCCAACATTTGGTATGGTACCCCATCCTGGTGTCCCATGGGACATCCTGCAGGGGCTTGAGTCTTTGGTTTGGAATTAACCTTGGAGAAAGTAGATATGTTTGAATAAAGGGGTAAGCATACTAAGCTTTTACTTGAGATGAAAAATGGTTAATGAAAGGGTCACTAGGGTAAGATTTGAGGTAGATAGATGATGGTATATTATCCTTCTACTGCTGCTATAGGTACTACTACAGTACTATTATTTTCACTTCAAATTGGTTCTTTAAGAGGGTTGTGTGGAAAGTATTGGTGTCAATCCTATCTTGTATTCTTCCAGTAATTGATTCAAACTGCAATTTTAGTTCTGCAGTGACAATAAAGAAAGATGCAGAGAGTATCTGTTTTGCCGATGTCCTTTCATGATatcctttttttcttatttcttggGCTGTATTCATACTTGTCTTGTGTGAATGATctgtcttaccaaaaaaaataataataaaaaaaagatgcagAGAGAGTGACTGGGGAAAAAACTTCATGATGCAAAGAAAATGACCTCAACATAAGCAAATCTGGACTGTTTGAACTAGCACCTAACACTGTGCAATGAGTTTGAATCAGCAGAGGTAGTATTAGTTTCTTAATATGGAAGCGCTGATAAAATAACTTATTGCACTCATGAGTATGAGCTTGAAAGAACTTCTGCCATATTTTGGTTTAACGAGTTGCCAGCTCATGTTATTTTCTTGTTGGATGTGTGAGGCAGGGGATGCTTTAGCTTTTCTTTGGTAAGTTTGCATTTTTGTTTTCCTTTTGTTGTGCGAAGCCATCTTtgctttatattttatttgataaagtgaTGGCAGGAATGCACTCTATCTTTATGAATCTATACGAGTGCTTAGCCTGTTAATGAAGATTAAACGTTAATTGTACGCAGAATGATCATTTTTTTGCTCAACattatatgctattactaagtcCAACGTGATGGCTTCATATGCTTAGAATATATTGGTAACTAAGCCTGAAATATGATACTCtgctttaatttttatttcattaccaCGGACTCTATACTTATTCCAGACCCCTTTTTTTGGCTTTATATCCACTTATGTCTCCATATAGTGGCCCATTTGGTTTAATTGAGCCCACATTGCTGTTTAGAAGCTTTTAGTGCTGCTGGCTTGCGGTCCCTATGGGACATTATTCTTGAATTCTGTCACTAGTTTTTTCCCCTGATTTCATAATAAGTTTTAATAGAAATTGGAGACCTCTCTATCCATACGTTCTGACATGCTTATTAATATTACAGAGAGAATAAGAATTTGACTGGGACAGCAAGATATGCAAGCATGAATACACATCTTGGCATTGGTATATAAAATATGTTCccactcttttcttttcttttttttttttttaattatttggttCTTTAAGATCTTTGATATTGTTATGTCTCAATGCTGATAGAAGAACTTTATTTTCAGATAATGTTCTTCATATATACTTTTCTGCTATTTTTTGAAATGCCTGGTTGTTTCTCTGACTGCTGTACATATTTTGGTTGCTAAGAGCAAAGCAGGAGGGATGATTTGGAGTCTCTTGGATATGTTCTCATGTATTTCTTAAGGGGAAGGTGTGGTTTCCATTGACAAAGATtactaaggatatttttgtctCTACCGATTTTCCATTATGGAAACTTAACCTTTTGTCTTCTTTTCAGTCTTCCATGGCAAGGTCTCAAAGCAGGAACCAAGAAACAGAAGTATGAGAAAATTAGTGAAAAAAAAGTTTCCACATCCATTGAGGTGAGCTTGCTTTTTATTAACTAAGATTATTTGTTACAAGTTTTTGCTCAATTTGATAAAACCATGATAGAGGTCTTGCTTTTCAGGCCTTGTGTCGGGGTTATCCTTCAGAATTTGCATCATACTTCCACTACTGTCGTTCACTACGTTTTGATGATAAGCCAGATTATGCCTATCTTAAGAGAATTTTTCGTGATCTTTTTATTCGTGAAGGTAGGCTTGTGAGTGTTTATTTAACAGATTCATGTTGGCTGGGATATTCTAAGTTTGAAATCCTAATACACTCCTGTATTTCATCTTAATTGTCAGATGTCATCATTTTAAGTGTATCCATTATCTAAAACTTTACATTTGCAGGTTTTCAATTTGATTATGTGTTCGACTGGACCATTTTGAAATATCAACAATCACAGATTGCAAGTGCTCCTCCACGAGCTCTTGTAAGTCACATACAGAAGAATATGCTGTGTAAAAAGCTTTTTCTTATTCACTTAGGTAAATGGGTTATGTTTTCTTTCTAGGGACCTGGTGCTGGACCTAGTTCAGGGTTGGCCCCAGCCATTGCCAATGCTGATAGGCAATCAGGTAATCTATTTACCTTGTTAGCTTCGCTTAATGTTGTCTTTTGCTCATCCTTGTCAGATTTTCTGAACTTCCTAGTTCCAATCTCATCTAGACCTAACTCTTACAATCATGTTCATATCATAAATAGGATCAACTTATCacaaatctttagtattattgTGTTAACGTTAGTTGCGTTGCTTCTTTCTCGATGAGTCTGCCTCTTAGTGACTTACCTAGTGGTAATTTGTCCTATGACAATGTTTCAGGTGGTGAGGAAGGAAGAACAAGTGGTTGGTCAGCAATGGATCCTTCTCGTCGGCGAATTCCAGCACCTGCTATAAATGCCAGTAGCTTATCGAAACAAAAGAATTCAGAAGGAAATGATCCGGGTGTTACCAAGGAAACTATGGTGAGttatttttcatttctttttttgttgGCAACTTTTGTCTGATTTCAGATGGTTGAATGTGGGATATAGGCTTTTTTGATTAGTGTATCTATTCGTCTGAAGGGTCACTTAATATTTAGGATTATTGCTCTAGTCTCCATATAGAAAGACTTTAAATGCTGTGTAAAGTTGTTGTGAATGCCAAACCATGTTTTGTGCCATAGCATGCTGGAGTAAAAGGTCATTAGAAAGACATGAAAAAGTTGCAGAGACCTATTGATGATGCTTCAAATTTGCATGAAAAATGTAGATGCTCTCAGATTGCACATGGTTATTCAATCAGCAGGAGCCTGATTGCTAACTTGATCATCTAGATTAATTATCATCAACATTCATATTTTCTTGATAGTCGAAATTGGGCCATCTCCATGAATACGAGCGGGTAGGAATATAACTTGGTGATGGAATAGAACCTTGTGGTAAGGGAATTAATCACCTGCCTCAGAAAAATGCTGCAGCATTTTATATTTGTTGTATTTGACAAGTTTTGTTGTCTGTTAACTGTGGCCTTCAGTGTAACTACTGAGACGTGATTTCCTCGTTAGAGCAACATTTTCCACAAGAATATCTTTGAAAATGATTTAAAGCTATTTTTTGGATGATATGAAATGCACGGAACATTACTTCTGAAATTATGCCACTTGAAGGGCCCAAAGTGACCAAATTTGCATGGAGATGTCCCACTGGGGATATTGCAGTGTTTGAAAACTTCGTTTTCGCTAGACAGAATGCGTTCAGTTTAGGTGATCTTGCCAATTTCTTAAAAAGCTATGGGGAATTTCAAAATTTGTCAATTAAAACTAAGAAGAAATTAAAATAGTGGAGGAAATTTAAAATCAATCCATCATAATAAATTAGGAATTATTT
The sequence above is a segment of the Elaeis guineensis isolate ETL-2024a chromosome 7, EG11, whole genome shotgun sequence genome. Coding sequences within it:
- the LOC105047995 gene encoding casein kinase 1-like protein 2; amino-acid sequence: MEPRVGNKFRLGRKIGSGSFGEIYLGTNIQTNEEVAIKLENVKTKHPQLLYESKLYRILQGGTGIPNVRWFGVEGDYNVLVMDLLGPSLEDLFNFCSRKLSLKSVLMLADQMINRVEFVHAKYFLHRDIKPDNFLMGLGRRANQVYIIDFGLAKKYRDTSTHQHIPYRENKNLTGTARYASMNTHLGIEQSRRDDLESLGYVLMYFLRGSLPWQGLKAGTKKQKYEKISEKKVSTSIEALCRGYPSEFASYFHYCRSLRFDDKPDYAYLKRIFRDLFIREGFQFDYVFDWTILKYQQSQIASAPPRALGPGAGPSSGLAPAIANADRQSGGEEGRTSGWSAMDPSRRRIPAPAINASSLSKQKNSEGNDPGVTKETMLSSSTFLGWSNGSSRRAAVSSNADAIIGSEAEMLRPRTREASPGTFHKVSSAQRSSPVTSAEQRRTSSGRYSSNIKNYESTLKGIERLNFNND